One window from the genome of Silvimonas iriomotensis encodes:
- a CDS encoding glycosyltransferase family 9 protein: protein MYEWRWQTAQLAPTQWRSSRPRWTGQTALTGQTLLLWAEQGLGDTLQFARFIPRVADLAGKVIVQVPAALCRLLASVDPRVTVVSDDAPPLPHDCHCPLMSLPLALGIDGDVGFTGKAYLHADAAPAGQLQLPAAPGPLRIGLAWAGRKVGAGSACNPGRDIALAALLPLTRQGAQLICLQKEITPAEAALLADQPGMVCLPQALADFADTAIVIEQLDLVISVDTAIAHLAGALGKPCWLLLRHAGEWRWQRTREDSPWYPGMRLFRQQQEGDWDEVIQRVSHALAERMAQTCAPAPSAPA, encoded by the coding sequence TTGTACGAATGGCGCTGGCAAACCGCACAACTGGCGCCCACGCAATGGCGCAGCTCCCGGCCGCGCTGGACCGGGCAGACTGCGCTGACCGGGCAAACGCTGTTGCTTTGGGCCGAGCAAGGTCTGGGCGACACCCTGCAGTTTGCGCGATTCATCCCGCGGGTGGCCGACCTGGCCGGCAAGGTCATCGTGCAGGTGCCTGCTGCGCTGTGTCGCCTGCTGGCGTCGGTGGACCCACGGGTGACGGTCGTCAGTGACGATGCGCCGCCGTTGCCGCATGACTGCCATTGCCCCTTGATGAGCCTGCCGCTGGCGCTGGGCATTGATGGCGATGTCGGGTTTACCGGCAAGGCGTATCTGCATGCGGATGCCGCGCCAGCCGGGCAACTGCAGTTGCCAGCGGCCCCCGGCCCGTTGCGCATCGGCCTGGCCTGGGCTGGCCGCAAAGTGGGCGCGGGCAGCGCCTGCAACCCCGGCCGGGATATCGCGCTGGCGGCTTTGCTGCCGCTGACCCGGCAGGGCGCCCAGCTCATCTGCCTGCAAAAAGAGATCACTCCCGCCGAAGCGGCCTTGCTGGCCGATCAACCCGGCATGGTATGCCTGCCTCAGGCGCTGGCGGATTTTGCCGATACCGCCATCGTGATCGAACAACTGGATCTGGTCATCAGTGTGGATACGGCCATCGCCCACCTTGCCGGCGCGCTGGGCAAACCTTGCTGGTTATTGCTGCGACATGCCGGTGAATGGCGCTGGCAACGCACGCGGGAAGACTCGCCCTGGTATCCAGGCATGCGGCTGTTCCGGCAACAGCAAGAGGGCGATTGGGATGAAGTGATACAGCGGGTCAGCCACGCACTGGCCGAGCGGATGGCACAGACATGTGCCCCTGCACCCAGCGCCCCGGCGTGA
- a CDS encoding FkbM family methyltransferase, producing MEDKMPDNPALSGWSAYSCADEDGIIRECLRRISINVPLSYTFFEAGCADGLANNTHLLLLDGYRGIWIDSDKKKIFEMTGALGQAVFEKLWITDAIIASGSANLLGQRAKRFLGEESIDFLSFDLDGNDWHILPTLLEQLSPKLVCVKYNAKFPPPTRLVMRYNENLSSAYNDYFGASLQSWVDQLIPRGYTLVCCSLFGVHAFFVRNDLLNSFTLYSPESLYQPHRCALPEHSQTYAPTLCWAKQVLENIEVDQARFVPARQGAITIDFAIHIGVDQFISGDIARDGIWEPFETQVFSRLCKPKDIVLDLGANIGWYSVLAAGLVGDAGRVLAFEPDERNARLLEMNAAISDAHGVIDIYRRAVGERESEALFYRSETNLGDHRLFSDGSSRQTSSVSVTTLDVFFSLVHTRLPDIVKSDTQGSEAKIFMGAQKLFASGWRPVMILEFWPFGLTQSGDDPLTFWEQLVCLGYKTFEVFENNPQLVPISVDRISRRLETDISPSSGGFINLLCIPENSDRLALVSDLVNQGVHSHTNSNE from the coding sequence ATGGAAGACAAGATGCCAGACAATCCGGCTTTATCGGGGTGGTCGGCTTATTCTTGCGCTGATGAAGATGGCATTATTCGCGAATGTCTACGCAGAATTTCCATCAACGTGCCATTGTCTTACACGTTTTTTGAAGCGGGTTGTGCTGATGGCCTTGCCAACAACACGCATCTGTTGCTTCTGGATGGGTATCGCGGCATCTGGATTGATAGTGACAAAAAGAAGATTTTCGAAATGACCGGTGCGTTGGGACAAGCGGTCTTCGAAAAGCTGTGGATTACCGATGCTATCATCGCATCAGGATCAGCGAATTTGCTCGGGCAGCGGGCCAAAAGATTTTTGGGAGAAGAGTCGATTGATTTTTTATCGTTCGACCTTGATGGTAATGATTGGCATATTCTTCCCACATTGCTTGAGCAGTTAAGTCCTAAACTGGTTTGTGTTAAATACAACGCCAAATTTCCCCCGCCCACCCGCCTTGTCATGCGGTATAACGAGAATCTGTCTTCAGCATACAATGACTATTTCGGAGCGTCCCTGCAGTCCTGGGTAGATCAATTGATACCGCGGGGTTATACGCTAGTTTGCTGCAGTCTCTTTGGGGTTCACGCCTTCTTTGTCAGAAATGATCTTCTGAACAGCTTTACGCTTTATTCACCAGAGTCGCTTTACCAACCACATCGCTGTGCGCTTCCGGAGCACTCACAAACGTACGCCCCAACGTTATGCTGGGCAAAGCAGGTTCTGGAAAATATCGAAGTAGATCAGGCGCGCTTTGTACCCGCCCGACAGGGGGCAATCACCATTGACTTCGCCATCCATATTGGTGTCGACCAGTTTATTTCTGGCGATATTGCAAGAGATGGCATATGGGAACCGTTCGAGACACAGGTATTCTCCCGCCTATGCAAGCCGAAGGATATTGTTCTGGACCTGGGTGCAAATATCGGTTGGTACTCCGTTCTTGCGGCGGGTCTGGTGGGCGACGCGGGTCGTGTACTTGCATTTGAACCCGATGAGCGCAACGCCAGACTACTGGAGATGAATGCAGCCATTTCAGATGCTCATGGCGTGATTGATATCTATCGCAGAGCCGTTGGAGAACGCGAATCCGAGGCTTTGTTTTACAGGTCAGAGACCAATCTTGGTGATCACCGACTATTCTCAGACGGATCATCCCGGCAGACCAGTTCCGTCAGTGTTACCACCCTGGATGTGTTTTTTTCCCTCGTGCATACGAGGCTCCCGGATATTGTGAAGTCCGATACACAGGGCTCTGAGGCAAAAATCTTCATGGGCGCCCAGAAACTGTTTGCGAGCGGCTGGCGCCCAGTCATGATTCTTGAATTCTGGCCGTTCGGACTCACCCAGTCAGGCGATGATCCATTAACCTTCTGGGAGCAACTGGTTTGCCTCGGGTACAAAACGTTCGAAGTATTCGAAAATAACCCTCAACTGGTACCAATTTCTGTTGACCGGATCTCTCGTCGCCTCGAGACCGATATTTCGCCAAGCTCCGGGGGGTTCATCAATCTGCTTTGTATTCCGGAAAACTCGGACCGCCTCGCGCTTGTTAGCGATCTCGTCAACCAGGGAGTGCACTCTCACACCAACAGTAATGAATAA